A stretch of Myxocyprinus asiaticus isolate MX2 ecotype Aquarium Trade chromosome 42, UBuf_Myxa_2, whole genome shotgun sequence DNA encodes these proteins:
- the LOC127432465 gene encoding zinc finger protein 239-like isoform X1, with protein sequence MLMEMTEQAIAKEHSYHHAEVYIILSDSASDGETTSSKQRLTASGKRVSQGRSAKHKQKFFKCRTCWRSFPTRGKRNRHSKVHKVKEFKCEQCGKVFLAASTLKSHMKSHSDEKPFQCSECDKCFRFKGNLVAHERIHTGEKPYKCPYCEKRFNYGPYLNKHIRSHTNERPYECSECGKTFTRLDSLKSHQKTHSDQKPYRCTYCDKRFHRKSQLIRHERMHSGEKPYLCSYCGKSFSGPSDLKVHVRVHTGEKPYHCSVCEKSFRQHYALALHQRIHTGERPYKCTQCDKTFAYKKVLKTHQRVHAGENFTAAPSVGRDLLI encoded by the exons atgctcatGGAGATGACAGAACAAGCCATAGCAAAGGAACATTCCTATCATCATGCGGAGGTGTATATTATTCTTTCAG ATTCAGCTTCTGATGGAGAAACGACTTCATCAAAACAGCGTCTGACAGCTTCTGGCAAAAGAGTGTCGCAGGGACGTTCAGCAAAACATAAGCAGAAGTTCTTCAAATGCAGGACATGTTGGAGGAGCTTTCCTACCAGGGGAAAAAGAAACCGTCATTCAAAGGTGCACAAAGTAAAAGAGTTTAAGTGTGAGCAGTGTGGGAAGGTTTTCTTAGCTGCCTCTACATTAAAAAGTCACATGAAGTCACACAGTGACGAAAAGCCTTTCCAATGCAGTGAGTGTGACAAGTGTTTCAGATTCAAAGGAAATCTTGTTGCTCATGAGAGAATACACACAGGGGAGAAACCGTACAAGTGTCCTTACTGTGAGAAGAGATTCAACTACGGACcatatctaaacaaacacattcgTTCTCACACCAATGAGAGGCCGTATGAGTGCAGTGAATGTGGGAAAACCTTTACACGCTTAGATTCTCTTAAGTCACATCAGAAAACACACTCTGATCAGAAACCCTATAGATGCACATACTGTGATAAACGTTTCCATCGTAAGTCTCAGCTGATACGTCATGAGAGAATGCactctggagagaaaccttatcTCTGCTCTTACTGTGGAAAGAGCTTTTCTGGTCCAAGTGATTTGAAAGTTCATGTAAGAGTGCATACAGGAGAAAAGCCTTATCACTGCAGCGTTTGTGAGAAGAGTTTCCGTCAACACTATGCTCTAGCACTGCACCAAAGAATACACACAGGAGAAAGACCTTACAAATGCACTCAGTGTGACAAAACGTTTGCCTACAAAAAGGTCCTGAAAACCCACCAGAGAGTGCATGCAGGAGAGAACTTTACAGCTGCTCCATCTGTAGGGAGAGATTTGCTTATTTAG
- the LOC127432465 gene encoding zinc finger protein 239-like isoform X2, with protein sequence MFLSDSASDGETTSSKQRLTASGKRVSQGRSAKHKQKFFKCRTCWRSFPTRGKRNRHSKVHKVKEFKCEQCGKVFLAASTLKSHMKSHSDEKPFQCSECDKCFRFKGNLVAHERIHTGEKPYKCPYCEKRFNYGPYLNKHIRSHTNERPYECSECGKTFTRLDSLKSHQKTHSDQKPYRCTYCDKRFHRKSQLIRHERMHSGEKPYLCSYCGKSFSGPSDLKVHVRVHTGEKPYHCSVCEKSFRQHYALALHQRIHTGERPYKCTQCDKTFAYKKVLKTHQRVHAGENFTAAPSVGRDLLI encoded by the coding sequence ATGTTCCTTTCAGATTCAGCTTCTGATGGAGAAACGACTTCATCAAAACAGCGTCTGACAGCTTCTGGCAAAAGAGTGTCGCAGGGACGTTCAGCAAAACATAAGCAGAAGTTCTTCAAATGCAGGACATGTTGGAGGAGCTTTCCTACCAGGGGAAAAAGAAACCGTCATTCAAAGGTGCACAAAGTAAAAGAGTTTAAGTGTGAGCAGTGTGGGAAGGTTTTCTTAGCTGCCTCTACATTAAAAAGTCACATGAAGTCACACAGTGACGAAAAGCCTTTCCAATGCAGTGAGTGTGACAAGTGTTTCAGATTCAAAGGAAATCTTGTTGCTCATGAGAGAATACACACAGGGGAGAAACCGTACAAGTGTCCTTACTGTGAGAAGAGATTCAACTACGGACcatatctaaacaaacacattcgTTCTCACACCAATGAGAGGCCGTATGAGTGCAGTGAATGTGGGAAAACCTTTACACGCTTAGATTCTCTTAAGTCACATCAGAAAACACACTCTGATCAGAAACCCTATAGATGCACATACTGTGATAAACGTTTCCATCGTAAGTCTCAGCTGATACGTCATGAGAGAATGCactctggagagaaaccttatcTCTGCTCTTACTGTGGAAAGAGCTTTTCTGGTCCAAGTGATTTGAAAGTTCATGTAAGAGTGCATACAGGAGAAAAGCCTTATCACTGCAGCGTTTGTGAGAAGAGTTTCCGTCAACACTATGCTCTAGCACTGCACCAAAGAATACACACAGGAGAAAGACCTTACAAATGCACTCAGTGTGACAAAACGTTTGCCTACAAAAAGGTCCTGAAAACCCACCAGAGAGTGCATGCAGGAGAGAACTTTACAGCTGCTCCATCTGTAGGGAGAGATTTGCTTATTTAG